CCCGATAACAAAACCTACTAATATACCATAACCCAATCTATGTTGAAGATAAAGATGAGGAAGAAGAACAAGAACAAGATTATGAAGATGataaacaagaacaagatgacGAAGATAACGAAGCCCCTGTTGAAAATATAGGAAAGTTCCAAAACGGGCGCCTTGTAGGCTTGTAGGCCATGGAATATCGAACAAGAACAAGCAGTAGCCTCGGCCAAGGCGTTAATTTCTTCATATTTCCGAAGACCCAAAACatcaaaaatcaacaaaagcacgCCTCGTCTTGGAATTGGCCTTGCTATTTCTAGGGATCTTTAACTCCTTATTCTCATTTCATATTTAGAAAGATAACAAGAGTAAAGGTGTTGGTGAACTTGTAAAATCTATATCCAAACCATCATGTTGTAAGTTGTGAGTGGTGAACTTGTAAAATCTATATCCAAACCATCATGTTGTAAGTTGTGAGTGATATGTCTACATAGTTTACTTCAAAGGTTTCCTTTTTCGTCTATGGATCCAAAAAGATTTCactgttgtcattttagtccactaggttaacttcatccattttttctattaACGGGAAGGGTAATTCGgtaattcggccatataaaatgaccgaattacccttcccattaacagaaaaaatggataaagttaacccagttGACTAAAATatcaacgatgaaacctttttgaatccacaaacaaaaaataaaacctttagaTTCAACTGTCGAAATGAACTAAATCTAATGATATTTAACTTAAATAAAAAGAGACAAAAGCTGAGTCTATTGACTTTCCTCACTTTTACTATTTTATATGTTTTCGGTTGAATACATGCTAGAATAAAAATGCTTTACAAAGTACAAGTTACAATAGAAAACAATATATGTTGCAATGTGTAGCCTTTGGCCCAAGTGGCCTAGCTGAGAGAATTAGAGAGAAGAATGGAAAGGGTTTAGATGACCCTAATTCTAATAGGCTCAATTTACTTAGTTTTTAGTAAAGAGTTAAACCCTAATAAGCTAGTATAAATATATCTCTTGTACTTGTAACTGTATATTACTCAATAATATCTCTATCTATAATAAAAGAACAAAAGGTTTGGACACATGTCCCCTTCACATTCATCTGGGACACATGTCCTCTTCTCCTTTCATTTGCTATTGTGTTCGTCAATAAGCCTATCCACGTCTCCTTATTCTTCTGAACCGGGGTTTTTTTTTCTCCATGtattcttgcaaaccctaatccTTTCCCCAAAATATTCCGCCGTTTCTACTCTTCCCTGTCTCTGCAACTCAAGCCGAACTTCTCATTTTCTTCAAAATATTTCATTGTTCTTCTTTATCTCTCTCTAATATTACCCACCTAAGATCCGCCCCTGCATAGTCCTATTCGGTAGGGTTTCTCTAATCCCATTCAGTAGGGTTTTAAATCCAAAACAGATCCTGAGTCAGCACACACAAAATTGAAAGTAAAGAACGATGATGAGAGTTTCGGTGTTAAAAATAGACAAAGAACCGTCATCTTCTCTTAATGACTCCTCTGGTTGGGTAAACATTCTCTGTTTCTTTTATTAATTCGATGTGTTTATCTTTTATTAACTCGATTTGTTTTCTATGGtgtttagtttaattatttttttaggGGTTATTGTCATGATTAGGAATGATTAGAAATTGTTAGGGTTTCGATCTGCAGGTCAATTAAGTTCTTCTTTGTTGTTATCGGTAACCGATTTACTCCTATCTTTGCAATTTGTATGTGATTGATGTGTATGTTAACGGTAATTGTTTGACTTTTAagtttttgtttatgttttgattaTGGTTAGGTTAGAGTTTGGGACCTTTTGCTGGATTGATGTGGTGTTTGGTGAGGTGTTTTGTGAATTTTTGTGAGTTAAGGTTGTATGGTGTTGGAATCATTTTTTTAAAGCTTTTACCATAATCTGATTGATACTTTAAAGCTTTTCGGACCTAGAATCGAGCTTGCTTTATTGAGTATTCTTGTAATGGACTCTGCAGATCATGAGTGATTGTCAAATAACTGATTTCTAGCAAGTGATGTGAATTAGTGAAGCTTCTAGCTAGCAATTCGTGCTTGTGTTGAACACATGAGTGAACTTATGAGCTTGAAATGCATATCATGTCAATTTCTTTTTTATGAGAACTTAAATTTGAACTTCGATAGCTTAATTATAAGCCTATGAATATGTTAATGTAAGCTATATAGTTTAAATATTGTAATCGTACGTTATTTGATTGATACTTTAAAGTGTTTTGGATCCTTAATCGAGCTTGCTAGATTGAGTATACTTGTAACAGACTTTGTAGCCTTAATTATGAGTTCGTCTTGTGCAGATTGAAAGACGCCACTGGCTTACCTTTTAGTTTATTATTGGCAAAACTAGCGATGCATCAAAGATGGCGGAACTTAGTAAAGAGGTTGAGGAATATGACGACTTCTTGATGTTGGATATTGTTGAGGAGTATAGTAAGCTTCCATACAAAACGTTAGTGTCAATGAACAAAGGATATCAGTAACTGGTGCCCACTTACTGACAGTTTTACTACTTTGTGTGTCTGTTTTAGGTTGGCATTTTTCAAAGCTGCGTATGCACTCTACGATTCTGAGTTTTATGTTAAAGCTGATGATGACATATATCTAAGACCAGGTGATTGTTTTTTACAAAGCTGATTGTTCTTTGATTAAATATCCTTGATTTCTTATTGCAACCGTACACATGTTGTTCCAATTGATCCTAGATCGGCTCTCGCTGCTCCTGGCTAAAGAACGTACTCACTCACAGACTTATCTTGGATGCATGAAGAAAGGTCCTGTGTTCACTGACCCTAAACTCAAATGGTAGTCTTACAAAGCTTCTCATGTGCGTGGAAATTATGTATGGATTTATAACTTTACTAATCTACTAACTAACAACAGCCTTTGAATTTTGCTAAGGGTAGAGATGGTGGAATAATACCTAGAGGACCTGCTGATGAGACCAAGATGTTCACTGTTGGGGATAGAGTTCTAGCCACCAGGTATTTACTATTTCATTAAAATGGCTTTTtttaaaatatgtatattttctCATGAATTATTGTTTAATAACTATATCTATCTATATACTATTTTATAATGCATTTGATAAGGATACCAACTAAACCTAACCAATTGTTCATTTGTTCATGGATAAACCTAACCAGTTGTTCATTTGTTCATTAGAAACTTCTCATATATTATTTTCATTGACTGTACTTATACATGATATTACCTTTTCAGCCATTGACTGTACAATCAGGAGGAAAAGTCAAATGTATGGAGGAGAAACAAATTGAAGTGGATTAATTATTTTGACCACTCAAGTAAAGAACCTTTTTTACAATACTAATTAAAATAATTCAATTGCCATAAGTTGTGTGACTTTAAATTTATATGGTGTAGCTGATCTGTGACAGGTTAGCAATCTTAAAAAAATGGAATATGTCCGGAAATATAGAAAGCAATATCGGACGACACGCGACAGTTGTGTCACTTGAAGAAATAAAAACTGACTCGGTATTTTTTTCCTTCTCTTTTTCGTGTATATTCAATTGCTTGAAgcacttttatatatataggttGGATAACGGATGTTGAAAAGGgtacatttttttttcaattgaCAGGAGCTGATGTTGAGGATCGATTGTTTGTGCATTTGCAACACTTGTTCCAACCGCAAGGAGGGTACAGGTTGGTAATTTCTTTGGAAAACCTTATACCAGTATATTGATTGCATTTTGGTTTTCTTTTTATATATTGATTATAAAATGATTAGTAGTGTAAATATCATTTCTatatatttatgtaatttttaatattGTTAATGTATTTTACTCTAGATGAAGAACGGAAACGAGTTTATACTAACGGACGTTGTTCCGTTTATTTAAAAGCTTTTTATAATGGTGTCTTTTCAACTGATACATGCTTCTCAATGGAGGCAAGATGTTAAAACTCTCATGCATTATTCTTTTTATCTTCTCGGTAGAGGTTGAAAACTAGACGACTTTGGTAAAGGCCAGAGTGGGTACTGATAATGTGTGGGTCAAAACAAGTCAAGCTGAGATGACCCATCAACACTTTTAGTTCAAACTTTAGTACTTTTTAATTCCAAGAGTTTCTGTAAGTGTATAACTTTCATCACATCTACTGGAAGTGACTGGTTGGGTAATAGTTCACAACAGTTTCGGGTCAAATGGTTAACTTTTACATGGGTGATTATCACAAGTATCAAACATATGAATACAACTCATTAAACACGTAGTTTTCTTAAACATGTCTTATCGTGTGTTAACAGTTTCAATGGAGTTTGTCTTTGAAACAGAGATCTGCCATGTGTCTCGGAAATGTCAGCATCGGATTCAACGCACTCCTGAATGCACAAAGGTCTGAATCGAGCCTAACAAATACCGTAAGTCGCCGTTGTTTATTAGTAAGGTAGATGATTATGGTAATTTTGTGTTGTCGAGAGTTCCTtgtaagtttattttgaaaaagaaTGAAGGACCAGAAATTAGCGACCAGTTATCATATATTGATTGGTATATGTTTGTTGGTTATGTGTGTTTTAGTTGGGTCGATGTTACTATGTTAAAAAGTGTACAGTGACTATGTATTGACGATAATTTCATCAATTCTGTATGAATTTATTATAGATTTATAACTTTACTAATCTACTAACTAACAGCAGCCTTCGAATTTTGCTAAGGGTAGAGAAGGTGGAACCTAAATTGATGCAATAATACCTGGAGGACCTGCTGATGAGACCAAGATGTTCACTGTTGGGGATAGAGTTCTAGCCACCAGGTATTGGATGAAATGCTTAAGTCACTTTTACTTTATTAGTCCAAatcttattttatattaaaaaaataaaagaaaaaaatcaattttgttacaataataataattgttgttattattattattattattatcattattattattattattattattattattattattattattattattattattattattcaaagcAATAAGTTGCTGAGGTGTCTAGTGATCTTTCTACAGATACACGCCTCTTAAATTCGATGAAGTCAGACCttgattatatatttcaaaaGCCAAGGTTGGTTGACTAGCTGCTGCAGTTGTTTATGCTGTTGGTGGAGTCGGATCATTCGGAATTCAAATTCAGGTATTTTAATCTCTTAAAATCACATGTAGAGATATTCATGAATTATGTATGTTTATTTCAAATACTTACTTAAAAAAATAAGATTATGTATGGTTATTTCAATTATGTATGTTTATTTCAAATACTtgcttcaaaaaaaaaaaaaaattagattatGTATGGTTATTTCaaatacttatttaaaaaataaGACTTAGCATCAAAAAGGTAACAAACCTCTTCCCAAAAAATACTGttcacatttttaacttttcaGCATTCCTAAAGGAAAAAATGctgtaaaaacaaaaaaaataaaccctgtctttttcttcttttcgTATAGATTTTCATTTGACCTTCTCAAAGGTCTTCTAGACAGGCAAGCTATGCTATTTACTTTTTCATTAAAATGGCTTTTTTTAAAAGTATGTATATTTTCTCATGAATTATTGTTTAATAGGCATATatgcatgtatatatataaaataccAAATATAGTGTTTTTAATTCAATTTCACATGGAAACGATGCAGGTGAGTGGTGGGGGAGGTTACATTCGGCCGGATGATTTTAGTGGTGCATGTGCAAGTCTGTATATTAGCATACCGACAGACGGGCACAGGCAAGACTTTCACCATGCTAATTAGTTTTTCTACTTATTATAACTAAACTATATTATTTTTTCACCTTACATATTATTGTTTACTATctttaaaataatatttctttaACCTTTTTGTAACTGATATTCATGAATTATGTATGTTTATTTCAAATACTTACTTAAAAAAATAAGATTATGTATGGTTATTTCaaatacttatttaaaaaataaaagactTTGCATCAACAAGGTAATAAACCTCTTCCCAAAAAATATTGTACACATTTTTAACTTTTCAGCATTCTTAAAGTAAAAAATGctctaaaaacaaaaaaataaacccTGTCTTTTTCTTTTTTCGTATAGATTTTCATTTGACCTTGTCAAAGGTCTTCTCTAGACATTTGACCTTAGCAGCTTTTATGTGTAAGGTTACTTTTGCAAGAAAGCAGCTTTTAGACCCATCAACATACATCTGAAACATAATATAGGTCAACTATAAAGACAAATCAACCATTTCAAATTGTTTCACATTTTAGTTATCCAACTACCTAACCAAGAAATTTGATTTTTTCTGTATACTTTCAGATACCCTAAAATAgatttgttttcttttatcaCCAACTATTTATAACCACTACCACCACCCTCATATTTCAGCAACTTAAACATACATTCTTGCATTTTACATGTCCAACACTGAACTCATGGAGCACCGGTACATATCTAATAACTTTGCATTTAATAATTTAGTCATTCATATCATATTTTATAAGTAATACTTCTAACCATATATTTCATGATAC
This is a stretch of genomic DNA from Helianthus annuus cultivar XRQ/B chromosome 16, HanXRQr2.0-SUNRISE, whole genome shotgun sequence. It encodes these proteins:
- the LOC110916761 gene encoding probable beta-1,3-galactosyltransferase 14 codes for the protein MAELSKEVEEYDDFLMLDIVEEYSKLPYKTLAFFKAAYALYDSEFYVKADDDIYLRPDRLSLLLAKERTHSQTYLGCMKKGPVFTDPKLKW